One Tomitella gaofuii DNA segment encodes these proteins:
- a CDS encoding Glu/Leu/Phe/Val family dehydrogenase: MQPKPVLQTKPHLTVTWHDNQSPAVGYLAVHDLVDGIATGGCRMRPGCTLREVEDLAYAMSTKSAAFDLPVGGAKGGIDFDPKDDRSDGVLLRFIDAMRPFLERTWVTAEDLGVSQHVLDAQFEKAGLGPSSYHAQISRSPDRDATLHRVEEAMGATTQDGLVCDLIGGYGVAQAAAATLSELGDTPESTTMAVQGFGTIGGSTALYAQHLGITVVAVSDALGTVYNPDGLDIPAMLATRNEWGEFDRSGLSAGTEELPRDALLGLTVDVLVPAAVSYALTAHNHDQVNARIVVEGANAAATHEAELELAVRDIPVVPDFIANAGAVAWAWWILLDEDDDVYGRLRNEMFTLVKKVLTPWLLDGTMPRQTALSLAMRG; the protein is encoded by the coding sequence ATGCAACCGAAGCCGGTCCTGCAGACCAAACCGCATCTCACCGTCACCTGGCATGACAACCAATCCCCGGCCGTCGGCTATCTCGCGGTGCACGACCTGGTCGACGGCATCGCGACGGGCGGCTGCCGGATGCGCCCCGGCTGCACGCTCCGCGAGGTGGAGGACCTGGCCTACGCGATGTCCACGAAGTCTGCCGCGTTCGACCTCCCCGTGGGCGGGGCGAAGGGCGGCATCGACTTCGACCCCAAGGACGACCGCAGCGACGGCGTCCTCCTCCGGTTCATCGACGCCATGCGGCCTTTCCTCGAACGCACCTGGGTCACCGCTGAGGACCTCGGCGTCTCCCAGCACGTGCTCGACGCGCAGTTCGAGAAGGCGGGCCTGGGACCGTCCTCGTACCACGCGCAGATCTCCCGCTCACCGGATCGCGACGCCACCCTGCACCGTGTCGAGGAGGCCATGGGCGCCACCACCCAGGACGGCCTGGTGTGCGACTTGATCGGCGGCTACGGGGTGGCGCAGGCCGCCGCCGCCACGCTCAGCGAACTGGGCGACACGCCGGAGTCGACGACGATGGCGGTGCAGGGCTTCGGCACGATCGGCGGGTCGACGGCACTCTACGCACAGCACCTCGGGATCACCGTGGTCGCGGTGTCCGATGCCCTCGGCACCGTCTACAACCCCGACGGCCTCGACATCCCGGCCATGCTCGCGACGCGCAACGAGTGGGGCGAGTTCGACCGCTCCGGGCTCAGCGCAGGCACGGAGGAGCTCCCGCGTGACGCCCTCCTCGGCCTCACCGTCGACGTGCTCGTCCCCGCCGCCGTGTCCTACGCACTCACCGCGCACAACCACGACCAGGTCAACGCGCGGATCGTCGTCGAGGGCGCCAACGCGGCGGCCACCCACGAGGCGGAGTTGGAGCTGGCGGTGCGCGACATCCCCGTGGTGCCCGACTTCATCGCCAACGCCGGCGCGGTCGCATGGGCCTGGTGGATCCTCCTAGACGAGGACGACGACGTGTACGGCCGCCTACGGAACGAGATGTTCACACTGGTCAAGAAGGTTCTCACGCCGTGGCTGCTGGACGGCACCATGCCACGGCAGACCGCCCTGTCGCTGGCCATGCGCGGCTGA
- a CDS encoding aspartate aminotransferase family protein — MTALSPLLKQATPVVVDHAEGCWIHGTDGRRYLDFTAGIGVTSTGHCHPRVVEAARAQVGTVIHAQYTTVMHTPLLELTDKLGEVLPPALDSLFYANSGSEAVEAAMRLARMATGRPNIIAFHGGFHGRTVATASMTSSGTKFRSGYAPLMAGVHFAPYPTAYRYGWDIDTAVDFCLRELDFLFQTVSSPQDTAALIIEPVLGEGGYIPTPPRFLEGLRERADRHEILLIADEIQSGVGRTGKFWGHQHSTVVPDIMTIAKGVASGFPISAIAAPTELMSTAWPGSQGGTYGGNAVAAAAAVATLDVIRNEALVDNARDRGASLHTALRGLASAHPRIGDVRGLGLMQAIEFTAPDGSPDVATGHAVQHAAVDQGLLLLNCGLGNVVRIIPPLIVTDEQIADGAARLSAAIEAVLQGEEE, encoded by the coding sequence ATGACGGCATTGAGCCCCCTCCTCAAGCAGGCAACACCCGTGGTGGTCGACCATGCCGAAGGCTGCTGGATCCACGGCACCGACGGCCGCCGCTACCTCGACTTCACCGCCGGCATCGGTGTCACCAGCACCGGCCACTGCCACCCTCGGGTGGTCGAGGCGGCCCGAGCCCAGGTGGGCACGGTCATCCACGCGCAGTACACCACCGTCATGCACACACCGCTGCTGGAACTGACGGACAAGCTGGGCGAGGTCCTCCCGCCGGCCCTCGACTCGCTGTTCTACGCCAACTCGGGTTCGGAGGCGGTCGAGGCCGCCATGCGCCTGGCCCGCATGGCCACCGGCCGACCCAACATCATCGCCTTCCACGGCGGATTCCACGGGCGCACCGTCGCAACCGCCTCGATGACCAGCTCCGGCACCAAGTTCCGCTCCGGCTACGCCCCGCTGATGGCCGGCGTGCACTTCGCGCCGTACCCCACCGCCTACCGGTACGGATGGGACATCGACACGGCCGTCGACTTCTGCCTGCGCGAGCTCGACTTCCTGTTCCAGACCGTCTCCAGCCCGCAGGACACCGCCGCGCTGATCATCGAACCCGTCCTGGGGGAGGGCGGCTACATCCCCACCCCGCCCCGGTTCCTCGAGGGCCTGCGCGAGCGCGCCGACAGGCACGAGATCCTGCTCATCGCCGACGAAATCCAGTCGGGCGTGGGCCGCACGGGCAAGTTCTGGGGCCACCAGCACTCCACCGTCGTCCCCGACATCATGACCATCGCCAAGGGGGTGGCCAGCGGCTTCCCCATCTCCGCGATCGCCGCCCCCACCGAACTGATGTCCACCGCCTGGCCGGGCTCGCAGGGCGGCACCTACGGGGGCAACGCGGTGGCGGCGGCCGCCGCGGTCGCCACCCTCGACGTCATCCGCAACGAGGCGCTCGTCGACAACGCCCGCGATCGCGGCGCATCCCTCCACACGGCGCTACGCGGGCTGGCGTCGGCGCACCCCCGCATCGGCGACGTCCGCGGTTTGGGGCTCATGCAGGCCATCGAGTTCACCGCACCCGACGGCTCACCCGACGTCGCCACCGGTCACGCCGTGCAGCACGCCGCCGTCGACCAGGGCCTCCTGCTGCTCAACTGCGGACTCGGCAACGTCGTGCGGATCATCCCGCCGCTCATCGTCACGGACGAACAGATCGCCGACGGCGCCGCACGACTGTCCGCCGCGATCGAGGCGGTGCTGCAGGGGGAGGAGGAGTGA
- a CDS encoding D-2-hydroxyacid dehydrogenase, which yields MSPAQPTVVVLESDDAPRRFPRVEAAADVRYTTAANLGRDLPGADVLLMWDFFSGALHDAWPHADALRWVHIAAAGVDTLLFDELVASDVAVTNSRGVFDRPIAEFVLGSILAFAKDLPRSLRLQSQSRWQHRETERIEGTHAMVVGTGAIGREIARLLRAVGMRVTGVGRTARDRDDDFGIVHASADLASVVGDVDHLVLAAPLTDQTRGLVDAEVLRALPPRARLINIARGELVVTDDLVGALKDGMQGGGAGSGDHGGDTPGIAGAALDVFETEPLPADHPLWSIDTAILTAHMSGDAAGWRDRLDEIFVDNFERYVRASGPGELQNIVDKHRGYVRG from the coding sequence ATGAGTCCCGCCCAGCCCACCGTCGTCGTCCTCGAATCCGACGACGCCCCCCGCCGGTTCCCCCGCGTCGAGGCGGCCGCCGACGTCCGCTACACCACGGCGGCGAACCTGGGCCGCGACCTGCCGGGCGCCGACGTGCTCCTGATGTGGGACTTCTTCTCCGGCGCGCTGCACGACGCCTGGCCGCACGCCGACGCGCTGCGCTGGGTGCACATCGCCGCGGCCGGAGTCGACACGCTGCTGTTCGACGAACTCGTCGCCTCCGACGTGGCGGTCACCAACTCGCGCGGCGTCTTCGACCGGCCGATCGCCGAGTTCGTCCTGGGCTCGATCCTCGCCTTCGCCAAGGACCTGCCCCGGTCATTGCGGCTCCAGTCCCAGTCCCGGTGGCAGCACCGCGAGACCGAGCGCATCGAGGGCACCCACGCGATGGTCGTCGGCACCGGGGCCATCGGCCGCGAGATCGCCCGGCTGCTGCGGGCCGTCGGCATGCGCGTCACGGGGGTGGGACGCACCGCCCGCGACCGTGACGACGACTTCGGCATCGTGCATGCCAGCGCCGACCTCGCCTCGGTGGTCGGCGACGTCGACCACCTGGTGCTCGCCGCGCCCCTCACCGACCAGACGCGCGGGCTCGTCGACGCCGAAGTCCTTCGCGCACTGCCGCCGCGGGCGCGGCTGATCAACATCGCGCGCGGCGAACTCGTCGTCACAGACGACCTGGTGGGGGCGCTGAAGGACGGCATGCAGGGCGGCGGGGCAGGCAGCGGCGATCACGGCGGCGACACGCCAGGCATCGCCGGGGCCGCCCTCGACGTGTTCGAGACCGAGCCCCTGCCCGCCGACCACCCGTTGTGGTCGATCGACACGGCCATCCTCACCGCGCACATGAGCGGCGACGCGGCCGGCTGGCGGGACCGGCTCGACGAGATCTTCGTCGACAACTTCGAGCGGTACGTCCGCGCGTCGGGGCCCGGCGAACTGCAGAACATCGTCGACAAGCACCGCGGATACGTGCGCGGATAG